One window of Rhizobium leguminosarum genomic DNA carries:
- a CDS encoding LacI family DNA-binding transcriptional regulator: MAADEKKGRRTRLDDIAARCGVSISTVSRALAGEKGVRPDIRKLVLETASAVSYAVPGSVAGKKVMLVASGAAMIDYVRNQFTLYVLEGLNARAAALGIELAIRPVADKGDEARVVTEMRDDPSFGGMLILTVDEEDMLAAAAGLGKPVVLVNSDDPYMRLSSVTPCNRSAAFIAAEHLIKTGHERILFMLRPGRRTIERRLEGWRDALQHHGLKADADLVLEVDDWLPELGAEALTRHIRENGLSFTAILTAGDSLANGAVRGLQAMGYAVPQDVSVMGIDDLPQSAFLAPPLSTVHIPMRELGATALDLLRDMMLGLAAPRRRVELACHLVERRSVAAVSPNIRLR; this comes from the coding sequence ATGGCGGCGGACGAGAAAAAAGGCAGGCGCACGCGTCTCGACGATATCGCCGCCCGGTGCGGCGTCTCGATCAGCACGGTCTCTCGTGCCTTGGCCGGCGAAAAGGGCGTCCGGCCTGATATCCGCAAGCTGGTGCTGGAAACGGCAAGTGCCGTCAGCTACGCCGTGCCGGGAAGCGTTGCCGGCAAAAAGGTCATGCTCGTCGCCTCCGGCGCGGCGATGATCGATTATGTCCGCAACCAGTTCACGCTTTATGTGCTCGAAGGCCTGAATGCGCGGGCGGCGGCCCTCGGCATAGAGCTGGCGATCCGCCCCGTCGCCGACAAGGGGGATGAAGCGCGCGTCGTCACAGAGATGCGGGATGATCCGAGTTTCGGCGGCATGCTGATCCTGACCGTCGACGAGGAGGATATGCTGGCGGCCGCGGCCGGTCTCGGCAAGCCCGTCGTGCTCGTCAACAGCGACGATCCCTATATGCGGCTTTCGAGTGTCACGCCCTGCAACCGCTCGGCCGCCTTCATCGCCGCCGAGCACCTGATCAAAACGGGGCATGAACGTATCCTGTTCATGCTGAGGCCGGGACGGCGAACGATCGAACGGCGCCTGGAAGGCTGGCGCGATGCCCTGCAGCATCACGGGCTGAAGGCCGATGCCGATCTGGTGCTCGAGGTCGACGACTGGCTGCCGGAACTCGGCGCCGAGGCTCTCACCCGTCATATTCGCGAAAACGGCCTCTCCTTCACCGCTATACTGACGGCGGGCGACAGCCTTGCCAACGGGGCAGTCCGCGGGTTGCAGGCGATGGGTTATGCCGTGCCGCAAGATGTCTCCGTCATGGGTATCGACGACCTGCCGCAGTCGGCCTTTCTCGCTCCGCCACTGTCGACGGTGCATATCCCGATGCGCGAACTCGGCGCCACCGCGCTCGATCTGCTGCGCGACATGATGCTCGGCCTTGCCGCACCGCGGCGCCGCGTCGAGCTTGCCTGCCACCTCGTCGAAAGGCGCAGCGTCGCAGCCGTCAGCCCAAATATCAGGCTTCGATGA
- a CDS encoding ABC transporter ATP-binding protein — protein MQDRDQQPVLSVKGLSVRFGRGAVPAVSNVSFDVGRERVGIVGESGSGKSTTGRAIMRLLPPAAVVTAERLDLGGDPLLSKSERQMGALRGKDIALIMQDPRYSLNPVLSIGKQVAEAARLHLGLGKAQALDAARAMLERVRIIDPDRVMALYPHQISGGMGQRVMIAMMLLARPKLVIADEPTSALDVSVRKDVLLLLDELVRENNSGLLLISHDIRMVAAFCERIIVMYAGRIVETLTSLEEARHPYTRGLIAALPDPKNPVRRLAVLDRAKLDLETAQ, from the coding sequence ATGCAAGATCGTGATCAGCAGCCCGTTCTGTCCGTCAAAGGATTGAGCGTCCGCTTCGGCCGCGGCGCCGTGCCCGCCGTTTCCAATGTCAGTTTCGACGTCGGGCGCGAACGTGTCGGCATCGTCGGAGAATCCGGTTCCGGCAAATCGACGACGGGCCGCGCCATCATGCGGCTGCTGCCGCCGGCGGCGGTCGTCACCGCCGAACGCCTGGACCTCGGTGGCGATCCGTTGCTTTCCAAGAGCGAGCGGCAGATGGGCGCGCTTCGCGGCAAGGATATCGCGCTGATCATGCAGGATCCGCGTTATTCGCTGAATCCGGTGCTCTCAATCGGCAAGCAGGTCGCCGAAGCCGCCCGCCTTCATCTCGGTCTCGGCAAGGCCCAGGCGCTTGACGCTGCCCGCGCCATGCTGGAGCGGGTGCGCATCATCGATCCGGATCGGGTCATGGCGCTTTATCCCCACCAGATATCGGGCGGCATGGGCCAGCGCGTGATGATCGCCATGATGCTGCTGGCGCGGCCGAAGCTTGTTATCGCCGACGAGCCGACCTCGGCGCTCGATGTCAGCGTTCGCAAGGATGTGCTGCTGTTGCTCGATGAACTGGTCCGTGAGAACAATTCCGGCCTGCTGTTGATCAGCCACGATATTCGCATGGTCGCGGCCTTCTGCGAGCGCATCATCGTCATGTATGCCGGCCGCATCGTCGAGACGCTGACCAGTCTCGAAGAGGCCCGCCATCCCTACACGCGCGGTCTGATAGCCGCGTTGCCCGACCCGAAGAACCCGGTTCGCCGGCTCGCGGTTCTCGACAGGGCCAAACTCGATCTGGAGACGGCGCAATGA
- a CDS encoding ABC transporter permease — MSDAIHADIQIRPPSISTRVAASFTRAGRKLAAEPLGLAGFVILGMLCLIAIFAPLLAPYDPIVQSLGDALQAPSLAHWAGTDEFGRDILSRLIFGTRITIQTVLSISLIVGPIGLLIGIVAGFFGGRTDALLMRATDIVLSFPSLILALAFAAALGAGLTTAIIAISLTAWPPIARLARAEALVVRNADYVVAARLYGASPLRILLLYIAPMCVPSVIVRLTLNMAGIILTAASLGFLGLGAQPPAPEWGAMISNGRKFMLDYWWVAVMPGVAILLTSLAFNIAGDALRDLLDPRHARS; from the coding sequence ATGAGCGACGCTATCCACGCTGACATTCAGATCCGCCCGCCAAGCATATCGACCCGCGTCGCGGCGTCGTTTACGCGCGCCGGCCGCAAATTGGCGGCCGAGCCGCTTGGCCTTGCCGGTTTCGTCATCCTCGGCATGCTGTGCCTGATCGCGATCTTCGCGCCGCTTCTGGCGCCTTATGATCCGATCGTGCAGTCGCTTGGCGATGCCTTGCAGGCCCCGAGTCTGGCGCATTGGGCCGGCACCGACGAATTCGGCCGCGACATCCTGAGCCGGCTGATCTTCGGCACGCGCATCACCATCCAGACCGTGCTTTCGATCTCCCTAATCGTCGGGCCGATCGGTCTGCTGATCGGGATCGTCGCCGGCTTCTTCGGCGGTCGCACCGATGCGCTGCTGATGCGCGCCACCGATATCGTACTGTCCTTCCCGTCGCTGATCCTGGCGCTGGCTTTTGCGGCAGCACTCGGCGCCGGCCTGACGACGGCAATTATCGCGATCTCGCTGACCGCCTGGCCGCCGATTGCCAGGCTTGCGCGCGCCGAGGCCCTTGTCGTCAGAAACGCCGATTATGTGGTCGCCGCCCGCCTTTATGGCGCCTCGCCGTTGCGCATCCTTCTCCTTTATATCGCGCCGATGTGCGTTCCCTCAGTCATCGTTCGCCTGACCCTCAACATGGCCGGCATTATCCTGACGGCGGCGTCACTCGGCTTTCTCGGCCTCGGCGCGCAGCCGCCGGCGCCGGAATGGGGCGCGATGATCTCCAACGGCCGCAAGTTCATGCTGGATTACTGGTGGGTCGCCGTCATGCCGGGTGTCGCCATCCTTCTCACCAGCCTTGCCTTCAACATCGCCGGAGATGCTCTGCGCGACCTTTTGGATCCCCGCCATGCAAGATCGTGA
- a CDS encoding ABC transporter ATP-binding protein: MINVRDLDVVFASGKSSNHVVRGISFEVKQGETLGIVGESGCGKSTVLRCLAGMEAGWTGQIELGGRPIGKQRSREELKFAQMVFQDPYGSLHPRHRIGTALAEPLRAMRHSDIWSKVEKALIQVGLPASFANRFPHELSGGQRQRVAIARALILSPPILLLDEPTSALDVSVQAEILNLLADQREEKGLTYLLVSHDLAVIAHMCDRVLIMKNGGFVDELTKADLQAGTTHDAYARELFEASFIEA, translated from the coding sequence ATGATCAATGTCCGCGACCTCGATGTCGTCTTTGCCTCCGGCAAATCGAGCAACCATGTTGTCCGGGGCATCAGTTTTGAGGTCAAGCAGGGGGAGACGCTGGGCATTGTCGGTGAATCCGGCTGCGGCAAATCGACGGTGCTGCGTTGCCTTGCCGGAATGGAGGCCGGCTGGACCGGGCAGATCGAGCTCGGCGGCAGACCGATCGGCAAGCAGCGCTCGCGCGAGGAATTGAAATTCGCCCAGATGGTGTTTCAGGACCCGTACGGATCCCTGCATCCACGCCATCGCATCGGCACCGCATTGGCTGAACCGCTGCGCGCCATGCGCCATTCCGATATCTGGTCGAAAGTCGAAAAGGCGTTGATCCAGGTGGGACTGCCGGCAAGCTTCGCCAATCGTTTTCCGCACGAGCTTTCCGGCGGTCAGCGGCAGCGCGTGGCGATCGCCCGGGCGTTGATCCTGTCGCCGCCGATCCTGTTGCTCGACGAGCCGACATCGGCGCTCGATGTCTCGGTTCAGGCCGAAATCCTCAACCTGCTTGCCGATCAGCGCGAGGAAAAGGGACTGACCTATCTGCTCGTCAGCCACGACCTCGCGGTCATCGCTCATATGTGCGACCGGGTACTGATCATGAAAAACGGCGGCTTCGTCGACGAACTCACCAAGGCGGATCTGCAGGCGGGCACCACGCATGATGCCTATGCGCGCGAGTTGTTCGAAGCGAGCTTCATCGAAGCCTGA